In Desulfobacterales bacterium, one DNA window encodes the following:
- a CDS encoding CGGC domain-containing protein, which produces MNIAVLSCKNIKDETCIGCHRCLMGFDKKEGEFERYKETDAKLRGLIHCGGCPGASPVLRLVGLKTWMTPMGESIDAVHIGTCLLDNCPHKDTIIDKVKAKAGVEVIEGTHPYRPEQVFGTP; this is translated from the coding sequence ATGAATATTGCCGTATTGAGCTGCAAAAACATTAAGGATGAAACTTGTATCGGCTGTCATCGTTGTTTAATGGGATTTGATAAAAAAGAAGGGGAGTTTGAAAGATACAAAGAGACGGACGCCAAGTTGAGGGGTTTGATTCATTGCGGCGGATGTCCGGGCGCATCACCGGTTCTTCGCCTAGTGGGACTAAAGACATGGATGACGCCTATGGGTGAGAGTATCGATGCAGTCCATATCGGGACTTGTCTGCTGGACAACTGCCCCCACAAAGACACGATCATCGACAAGGTAAAGGCAAAGGCCGGTGTCGAAGTGATTGAAGGGACCCATCCATATAGACCGGAGCAGGTGTTTGGCACCCCTTAG
- a CDS encoding Slp family lipoprotein, with the protein MTTLKGLLIGICIVIFFISCAGKSQVPFNTMVAEADSRVGEPVTLGGYILYSKARGEQTDITILQTPLDWNTKPQTRDKSEGRFFASHNDIFDSNDYSPDDRITVTGTIAGLTEETVEHCPSPCLKIESSDIRMWREHEYYPPMMGGGP; encoded by the coding sequence ATGACAACATTAAAAGGTTTGCTAATAGGTATTTGTATCGTCATTTTTTTTATTTCCTGTGCCGGTAAATCGCAAGTACCGTTCAACACCATGGTAGCGGAGGCAGATAGCCGTGTTGGGGAACCTGTGACTTTGGGGGGATATATTTTATATTCCAAAGCAAGAGGGGAACAGACAGATATTACGATCCTGCAAACCCCGCTGGATTGGAATACGAAACCCCAGACCAGGGATAAATCTGAAGGCAGATTCTTTGCTTCTCACAACGACATATTCGATTCGAATGATTACAGCCCTGATGACCGAATCACCGTGACCGGAACCATAGCCGGTCTGACTGAAGAAACGGTCGAGCACTGCCCCAGCCCGTGCCTCAAAATCGAGAGCAGTGATATACGCATGTGGCGGGAACATGAATATTATCCGCCTATGATGGGAGGAGGCCCCTAA
- a CDS encoding 2-dehydropantoate 2-reductase, translating into MEIAIVGAGVLGSIFGGLFLEKGFKVTLIEVLEERVRLIDKEGLWLQWPDGKRTHSRIDITSNVDEVGDKDVVMIAVKGYHTGSAIKSARPMIRDDTIVLSVQNGLGNLEAIAESVGSERVVGGITAHSGMPVSMNEVRYVGGLGPLLVIGPYDGVSRPGFENMVEQFQSVGLDVHATSDINSVIWKKLIANVSTNVVAALTGLTGGVAVKHEPSVSIIEALSLELGQVARAKGIDLPELDDPLDFSLKAFGSTKDNRVSMLQDVEAGRPTEIGNLNEVIVSEGRRYNIPTPYNEAVSWLTRGVEERNRQKRQVAESSKESKAVRDAIKKEDLEALRKALEASPLTRALSIQFTEFEAGRASARLPGTNQLPNFLGYTHTGALFTLAEQTMAAAANSLGHVGLPLNCDVQFLKAADPAKDVIASARVIDTQGRIARVQVELTQDEQTVAKVSEMVFLRKK; encoded by the coding sequence ATGGAAATAGCAATCGTCGGCGCAGGTGTATTGGGATCGATCTTCGGCGGTCTTTTTTTGGAAAAAGGGTTCAAGGTGACGCTGATCGAGGTGCTGGAAGAGCGTGTCCGTCTTATCGATAAGGAGGGATTATGGCTTCAGTGGCCTGACGGCAAGCGAACCCATTCGCGAATCGACATTACCTCCAACGTAGACGAAGTTGGAGATAAAGACGTGGTCATGATAGCCGTTAAAGGCTACCATACCGGATCGGCCATCAAGAGCGCCAGGCCAATGATAAGGGATGACACGATCGTTCTTTCGGTTCAAAACGGCCTTGGGAATTTAGAGGCCATTGCCGAAAGCGTCGGATCGGAACGGGTGGTGGGCGGTATCACGGCCCATTCGGGGATGCCGGTGAGCATGAATGAAGTTCGCTACGTAGGGGGCCTCGGCCCTTTACTGGTGATCGGCCCTTATGACGGGGTATCCCGTCCGGGATTTGAGAATATGGTTGAGCAGTTCCAGTCGGTGGGTCTGGACGTGCATGCCACAAGCGACATCAACAGCGTCATCTGGAAGAAACTCATTGCCAATGTCTCAACCAATGTGGTGGCCGCCCTGACCGGTCTGACCGGCGGGGTCGCTGTAAAGCATGAGCCGTCGGTTAGTATCATCGAAGCCCTCTCGCTCGAGCTGGGCCAGGTGGCACGCGCCAAAGGCATCGATCTACCCGAGCTCGACGATCCCCTTGATTTTTCCTTAAAGGCCTTTGGCTCTACCAAGGACAACCGCGTCTCCATGCTGCAGGATGTTGAAGCCGGTCGCCCCACCGAGATTGGCAACTTAAATGAAGTCATCGTATCCGAAGGCCGGCGATACAACATCCCGACACCCTACAATGAGGCGGTTTCCTGGTTGACCCGCGGTGTAGAAGAGCGAAACCGCCAGAAACGCCAGGTAGCTGAATCAAGCAAAGAATCCAAAGCCGTTCGCGATGCCATTAAAAAAGAAGATCTGGAAGCATTGCGCAAGGCCCTTGAAGCCTCCCCTTTAACCCGCGCCCTTTCCATCCAGTTTACGGAGTTTGAAGCCGGTCGCGCCTCAGCCCGTTTGCCGGGCACCAATCAATTGCCCAATTTTTTGGGGTATACCCATACGGGCGCCCTGTTTACCTTGGCTGAGCAAACCATGGCAGCTGCCGCCAATTCCCTGGGACATGTTGGATTGCCCTTGAATTGTGATGTTCAGTTTTTGAAAGCAGCGGATCCCGCAAAAGATGTCATCGCTTCTGCGCGCGTAATCGATACCCAGGGACGGATTGCCCGCGTGCAGGTGGAACTCACACAGGACGAGCAAACCGTCGCAAAAGTATCTGAGATGGTTTTTTTACGAAAAAAATAG
- a CDS encoding ankyrin repeat domain-containing protein, producing the protein MFKSRKRWEHTLLCVCAIVFVLGGYAAAESLCDCAIRGDLEKVNLLIAEGADVNMTAPGGVTPLHFAADRGHKEVVQLLISKGADVNACTKSMTYPIHWATDSGHKDVVETLILNGANIDAVDKDGKTPLHRAAKLGYKDVAEILILKGGNVNALDEYRAAPLHLAIINKHTDVAELLILKGADVNAVTEYGTTPLDLANINKEKDVLELLMKQGAQ; encoded by the coding sequence ATGTTTAAATCAAGGAAACGATGGGAACATACCCTCTTATGCGTATGTGCAATCGTTTTTGTCTTGGGCGGATACGCTGCAGCAGAATCCCTATGCGACTGTGCAATAAGAGGGGACCTTGAAAAAGTAAATCTTTTGATTGCAGAAGGCGCCGATGTAAATATGACTGCCCCAGGTGGTGTAACCCCGCTGCATTTTGCTGCCGATAGAGGACATAAGGAGGTAGTGCAACTGCTTATCTCAAAGGGTGCTGATGTAAATGCCTGCACAAAATCTATGACTTATCCTATACATTGGGCTACAGACAGTGGGCACAAGGATGTGGTGGAAACGCTCATTTTAAATGGCGCTAATATAGATGCGGTCGATAAAGACGGAAAAACCCCTTTGCACAGGGCAGCAAAACTTGGCTACAAGGATGTGGCGGAAATTCTTATCTTAAAAGGCGGCAATGTAAATGCACTCGATGAATATAGAGCGGCTCCTCTTCATTTGGCAATTATAAATAAACATACTGATGTAGCGGAACTGCTTATCTTAAAAGGTGCAGATGTGAACGCGGTTACCGAGTATGGCACAACTCCTTTGGATTTGGCGAATATCAATAAAGAAAAAGATGTTCTGGAACTGCTCATGAAGCAAGGTGCACAGTAA
- a CDS encoding class I SAM-dependent methyltransferase produces MKKISSFVKICLPFIIVFLIVMMGFSIRSGQCEELQDNPALDEKVKLFLENTKGKWQDWNIPYADGKVLYDLIIKNKYTRAVEIGTSTGLSAIWIAWALSKTGGKLITIEIHEGRYQKALANFKEAGLSEYIDARLADAHELVEKLEGPFDFVFSDADKDWYKNYFIALAPKLEVGGCFTAHNARNNWSEGIGEFIDYVKGLPNFKTTIDTTSSAGISISYKIAEKD; encoded by the coding sequence ATGAAAAAAATAAGCAGCTTTGTAAAAATTTGTTTACCATTTATCATCGTTTTTTTAATCGTCATGATGGGGTTTTCAATCCGCAGCGGACAGTGTGAAGAGCTGCAAGATAACCCGGCGCTTGATGAGAAGGTAAAGCTGTTTTTGGAAAACACCAAAGGCAAATGGCAAGATTGGAACATCCCGTATGCTGATGGTAAAGTCCTTTATGATCTGATCATTAAAAACAAGTACACCAGGGCTGTCGAAATTGGCACTTCCACCGGGCTTTCAGCGATCTGGATAGCATGGGCGCTTAGCAAAACAGGGGGTAAACTCATAACGATTGAAATTCATGAAGGGCGATATCAAAAGGCGCTTGCCAATTTCAAAGAGGCCGGGCTTTCTGAATATATTGATGCACGCCTGGCAGATGCCCACGAGCTTGTGGAAAAGCTAGAGGGCCCCTTTGATTTTGTCTTTTCCGACGCGGATAAAGACTGGTATAAAAATTATTTCATAGCGCTCGCACCCAAACTTGAAGTTGGCGGTTGCTTTACGGCGCATAATGCAAGAAACAACTGGTCAGAAGGTATCGGTGAATTTATTGATTACGTAAAAGGTTTGCCCAATTTCAAAACGACAATTGATACAACCAGCAGTGCGGGAATTTCGATCAGCTATAAGATTGCAGAAAAGGATTAG
- a CDS encoding epoxyqueuosine reductase: MTSSPADISQQIVAQAKSFGASLAGIADAKLLKQSPSHFIYPRLEHNFAVGSRELAAGIELGQVAWPANAKSVVVVAAEHKKDAPELDWWDGQAGTPGNRILIHINNKLSDWLEKKFEIKTHKLPYHIEKGGIFLKDAAVMAGLGCIGKNNLLVTPEFGPRIRLRAMILEAEVEPTGPIQFDPCDGCKEPCRKVCPQKAYSDIVFSSIEMGMLTLPGRNGSYSRATCNIQMEKDIDEAEVLQAESTDKPGKRVKYCRRCEFACIAGKPSKNE, from the coding sequence ATGACGTCATCGCCAGCGGATATTTCTCAACAAATTGTTGCTCAAGCGAAATCTTTCGGCGCATCGTTAGCCGGTATCGCCGACGCCAAGCTCCTAAAACAGTCTCCGTCCCATTTCATCTATCCCAGGTTGGAACACAACTTCGCTGTCGGCTCTCGCGAACTTGCAGCAGGTATCGAATTAGGTCAAGTTGCCTGGCCCGCAAATGCCAAATCGGTGGTGGTGGTTGCTGCTGAGCACAAAAAGGATGCGCCGGAGTTGGATTGGTGGGATGGACAGGCAGGCACTCCCGGAAATCGAATTTTAATTCACATAAATAATAAATTGTCCGACTGGTTGGAAAAAAAATTTGAAATTAAAACACACAAACTCCCCTACCATATCGAAAAAGGCGGCATTTTCCTCAAAGATGCAGCGGTGATGGCGGGATTGGGCTGTATTGGGAAAAACAATCTTTTGGTCACACCGGAGTTCGGTCCAAGAATTCGGCTGCGGGCGATGATTCTGGAAGCAGAAGTCGAGCCGACCGGCCCGATTCAGTTTGATCCCTGCGACGGCTGCAAGGAACCATGCAGAAAGGTCTGTCCCCAGAAAGCCTACAGCGATATCGTTTTTTCATCCATCGAAATGGGAATGCTGACCCTTCCCGGCCGCAACGGCAGCTACAGCCGGGCAACATGCAACATCCAGATGGAAAAGGATATCGATGAGGCTGAAGTCCTGCAGGCAGAAAGTACGGATAAACCGGGCAAACGCGTCAAGTATTGCAGACGCTGCGAGTTTGCATGCATCGCTGGCAAGCCTTCAAAAAATGAATAA
- a CDS encoding 4Fe-4S binding protein, producing MSKEVYKQMLEVMKKRGGFYAGMDIPEFYAMVEALFTEEEAKVNNAMPRESATAEEIAKLMGRDGAEIKIILEGMADKGLCKTFTDKGIRYYQGAPFMLGIFEYLFMPGRTTERDKNLAKLIHAYKKAFNSAKGPTKVTFPTTRTITVDRTIKAGNAIHTYDQVQTYIDKYDQISVGTCFCRHTAQLRDEDIHGMPADVCMFFGRGAEFAIERLAARKLTKEEARVVLDRAEEAGLVHMTRNTTEDIEFLCNCDRWHCEVLTSVLKQSRPGLIFNSGFQPVFDPNLCDACETCIERCPSEALTMSENDVPQVNLDRCFGCAICATGCPTEAIVMDAKADFPVPPKDTKELVAALKASFAKQS from the coding sequence ATGAGTAAAGAAGTTTACAAGCAAATGCTTGAGGTTATGAAAAAACGTGGCGGGTTTTATGCAGGTATGGACATACCTGAATTTTACGCGATGGTTGAGGCGCTTTTCACTGAGGAAGAAGCCAAGGTCAACAACGCCATGCCCCGAGAGTCTGCTACAGCCGAAGAGATTGCAAAGCTTATGGGCAGGGATGGAGCGGAGATCAAAATAATCCTGGAGGGGATGGCGGATAAAGGGCTCTGTAAAACATTTACGGATAAAGGCATCCGGTATTATCAAGGGGCGCCGTTTATGTTGGGAATTTTTGAATATCTATTTATGCCGGGCAGAACTACTGAGAGGGATAAAAACCTGGCTAAACTCATACACGCCTATAAAAAAGCCTTTAATTCCGCCAAGGGCCCAACAAAGGTGACATTTCCGACGACAAGGACAATCACCGTGGATAGGACCATTAAGGCAGGCAATGCCATCCATACCTATGACCAGGTACAGACCTATATTGATAAATATGATCAGATTTCAGTGGGTACCTGCTTTTGCCGTCACACCGCACAGTTGCGCGACGAAGATATTCACGGAATGCCAGCGGATGTGTGTATGTTTTTTGGCCGAGGGGCTGAATTTGCCATCGAAAGACTGGCGGCACGAAAGCTGACAAAAGAGGAGGCAAGAGTTGTGCTGGATCGGGCTGAAGAGGCCGGTCTGGTCCATATGACACGCAATACTACGGAGGATATTGAATTTCTCTGCAACTGCGACCGATGGCACTGTGAGGTTTTAACAAGCGTCTTGAAACAGAGCAGGCCAGGATTGATTTTTAACTCCGGCTTTCAGCCGGTTTTTGATCCCAACCTTTGTGATGCTTGCGAAACATGTATTGAACGCTGTCCGTCCGAGGCACTCACGATGAGTGAAAATGATGTTCCCCAGGTGAATCTTGACAGATGTTTCGGGTGTGCAATCTGTGCGACAGGCTGCCCAACGGAAGCTATTGTGATGGATGCCAAAGCAGATTTTCCGGTACCCCCGAAAGATACTAAAGAATTGGTTGCTGCCCTAAAGGCCAGTTTTGCCAAGCAGTCATAA
- a CDS encoding L-2-amino-thiazoline-4-carboxylic acid hydrolase — MKNHTEDKDLNRIEKRAIEALAIAPVIKAVSQQIGRDEALAILQEVNQQEAFQRGKNMAEELERNGIEELVDEVSGWGRGGVWEMDVLEQTSATYFFNVTRCPYYEKYRELGLDEFGVELSCCRDEPFARGFNPQLRLVRTKTIMEGSDYCDFRYYLEDN, encoded by the coding sequence ATGAAAAACCATACCGAGGACAAGGATCTTAACAGGATAGAAAAAAGGGCCATAGAAGCCCTGGCGATTGCACCTGTTATCAAGGCAGTATCCCAACAGATTGGGCGAGATGAAGCGCTGGCCATATTACAGGAAGTCAACCAGCAAGAGGCATTCCAGCGCGGCAAAAATATGGCAGAGGAATTGGAACGAAACGGCATAGAAGAATTGGTTGATGAAGTAAGCGGATGGGGCCGGGGAGGCGTATGGGAAATGGACGTCTTGGAACAAACTTCAGCGACCTATTTTTTCAACGTTACGCGCTGCCCTTACTATGAGAAATACCGTGAACTCGGATTGGACGAATTCGGTGTGGAGTTGTCGTGTTGCCGCGATGAACCTTTTGCTAGGGGATTCAATCCCCAACTTAGACTAGTGCGGACCAAAACCATCATGGAAGGCTCCGATTATTGCGATTTTCGTTACTATCTGGAAGACAATTAA